A portion of the Mesobacillus sp. AQ2 genome contains these proteins:
- a CDS encoding YppF family protein, protein MNVHELKNLFAQTKEYTPEHVNELLDFTKKSYIQNEITILEYRNLVRELELLGAFIPEDQKEMTI, encoded by the coding sequence ATGAACGTTCACGAACTGAAGAATCTATTTGCCCAGACAAAAGAATACACTCCGGAACATGTAAATGAATTGCTTGATTTTACAAAAAAGTCGTATATTCAGAATGAGATCACCATTCTGGAATACCGGAACCTTGTTCGTGAGCTGGAATTGCTAGGAGCTTTCATTCCCGAAGATCAGAAAGAAATGACCATCTAA
- a CDS encoding YppE family protein — METDQNLIALSERLLVNLEFAHQRFQNSKEKQVRGDFHEEVKPFADEVKGTTDTWRKAAFYWVGQNRPKNLHVNQIETAADYLEVISVQAFFPETSKKRFLDQLQSVEFILKSLIIAVNQTGSQK; from the coding sequence TTGGAAACTGACCAAAATCTTATTGCATTATCTGAAAGGTTGCTTGTGAACCTGGAATTTGCTCATCAACGATTTCAAAATTCAAAAGAAAAGCAAGTAAGAGGCGATTTTCATGAAGAAGTAAAGCCGTTTGCTGATGAGGTAAAGGGGACAACAGATACATGGAGGAAAGCAGCGTTCTATTGGGTAGGTCAGAACAGGCCGAAAAACCTTCATGTCAACCAGATTGAAACGGCCGCAGACTATCTGGAAGTCATTTCTGTACAGGCATTTTTTCCGGAAACAAGCAAAAAGCGATTCCTTGATCAACTACAATCAGTGGAATTCATCCTCAAGAGTCTGATCATTGCGGTTAACCAAACAGGCAGCCAAAAATAA
- a CDS encoding DUF2515 domain-containing protein has translation MTHYPQFSQLPDDEAEMIQKIRIETAKKNLDNISRTQAYLDFYLEYPEMIWSFLASMVSRNGGYNMCDLEGDWFPRMLAPAIRKRLFLTYERANWLIFRDAYAQLLLYSYSTKKSTPMFHLLQFLDVSAFMEKEWKEFWKYGDKRRLMVALIINEQNVIQEPVIKEPVYKRRVFNTSMFSFEDHLHFSTVLFPTCEGELYGASVNGFKFISKRINLGKRLASILFHPGYYPSFLEFALNTEHTASRHDYEKYFQNHKKRDTPFLRSTYPIILHHFRDQGDWYRQRKFHREWINPETKHRHPIHLTDWYKKKQKQLHALITVKELFTPD, from the coding sequence ATGACCCATTATCCCCAATTTTCACAACTGCCGGATGACGAAGCAGAGATGATCCAAAAGATCAGAATTGAAACGGCTAAAAAAAACCTGGACAATATCTCAAGAACACAAGCCTATCTGGATTTCTATCTGGAATATCCCGAGATGATTTGGTCCTTCCTTGCAAGCATGGTATCCAGAAATGGTGGCTATAATATGTGCGACCTGGAAGGTGACTGGTTTCCGAGAATGCTTGCTCCTGCTATCCGCAAACGATTATTCCTCACATATGAACGGGCGAATTGGCTGATTTTTCGTGATGCATATGCACAGCTGCTCTTGTACTCTTATTCGACGAAAAAAAGCACCCCAATGTTTCACTTGCTTCAATTTCTTGATGTATCGGCCTTTATGGAGAAAGAGTGGAAGGAATTTTGGAAGTATGGAGATAAAAGAAGGCTCATGGTCGCATTGATTATCAACGAACAAAATGTGATACAGGAGCCGGTAATCAAAGAACCGGTATATAAGAGAAGAGTTTTCAATACGTCAATGTTTTCTTTTGAAGATCACCTGCATTTCAGTACAGTCCTCTTTCCTACTTGTGAAGGTGAGCTGTACGGAGCAAGCGTTAATGGTTTCAAATTCATCAGCAAAAGGATCAATCTGGGAAAGAGGCTGGCATCCATACTATTTCACCCCGGGTATTACCCCTCATTTCTTGAATTCGCATTAAATACGGAACATACGGCATCCAGACATGATTACGAGAAATACTTCCAAAATCACAAAAAGCGGGACACGCCCTTCCTTAGAAGTACCTATCCAATCATCCTCCATCATTTTCGTGATCAGGGTGACTGGTATAGACAGCGAAAGTTTCACCGGGAATGGATCAATCCAGAAACCAAACATAGGCATCCTATCCATCTGACAGATTGGTATAAGAAAAAGCAAAAACAGCTGCATGCTTTAATAACGGTTAAAGAATTGTTCACCCCAGATTAA
- the recU gene encoding Holliday junction resolvase RecU, with amino-acid sequence MIFNYPNGKKYIPAANKETAQKTKKQKNAAYSNRGMTLEEDLNETNSFYLDRNIAVIHKKPTPVQIVNVDYPRRSAAVIKEAYFKQASTTDYNGVYKGKYIDFEAKETKFSTSFPLKNFHEHQIVHMKAVIEQGGICFVILRFSTDEEIYFLEASHLLIFWERMVKGGRKSITKEEVINCGHKIPLGLHPRIDYIKVIDYLYTLS; translated from the coding sequence TTGATTTTCAATTATCCAAACGGAAAAAAATATATTCCTGCTGCAAATAAAGAGACAGCACAAAAAACAAAAAAACAAAAGAATGCAGCATATAGCAACAGAGGGATGACATTGGAGGAGGACCTCAATGAAACCAACTCCTTTTACCTTGACCGCAACATTGCGGTAATCCATAAAAAGCCTACACCAGTCCAAATCGTCAATGTGGATTATCCGCGAAGGAGTGCAGCGGTCATTAAAGAGGCATACTTTAAACAAGCTTCTACAACAGACTATAATGGCGTTTATAAAGGAAAATACATTGATTTTGAGGCAAAGGAGACGAAGTTTTCAACATCTTTCCCATTAAAAAACTTTCATGAACACCAAATTGTCCATATGAAAGCCGTCATTGAGCAAGGAGGAATCTGTTTTGTCATCCTCCGGTTCTCTACTGATGAGGAAATCTATTTCCTTGAAGCGAGCCATTTGCTTATTTTTTGGGAGAGAATGGTCAAAGGCGGCAGGAAGTCGATTACCAAGGAAGAAGTCATCAATTGCGGCCATAAAATCCCCCTTGGTCTTCATCCGAGGATTGACTATATCAAAGTTATCGATTATCTTTATACACTTAGTTAG
- a CDS encoding penicillin-binding protein 1A yields the protein MAQKPQTREERRRQQAAKNNKPKGKKAKKGIFKKIFLTLIALGIIGMLTGIATFAFMIQDTPKLDESLLKDPISSKIYDKDKKLVTEVGSQNRDYVAYEDIPKLVENAFLATEDVRFYKHNGIDVIRLGGAVIANVTNGFGSEGASTITQQVVKNYFLGFEKTISRKAQEAWLAYQLEQKYTKHQIFEMYVNKIYMSENMHGVLTASRTYFGKDLDQLELHEAALLAGMPQSPNNYNPFTNPEKAEKRRNIVLSLMHQHGFISKEEMEKAQKIPVESSLVKEENRKNKDEKPFDAFVDMVIDEVTEKTDFDIFSDGLEIYTTLDPNAQTHVENILNTDAAVQFPNDEFQAGITLLDTQTGEIRAIGGGRKQQVKRGLNYAIDVKRQPGSTIKPILDYGPAIEYLHWGTYHMLEDKPMTYSTGDPIRNWNNKYNGIMTMRMALAKSINIPALQAFQAVGLDKAREFGSNLGLTLDDPFYESASIGSKEIAPIEMAGAYAAFGNNGFFTEPYSVKKIVLRDKTEIDLTPETEVVMKDYTAFMISDMLKTAITQGTGATYANISNLHVAGKTGTTNYTEEDINKFGIKDGGVPDSWFVGYTTRYTASVWTGYSDRKTALYGTEQKISQMLFKDLMSYVSKDVDTPDFTVPKSVERVKIEKGTMPAKLASEYTPKDQILYEWAVKGNLPKEKSKKFEKLEAPSKLEAKYDEAKNEIILTWDFKQKNKEDVQFEVTASLDEGPEQELTKTTDTGLKIANAVPGGIYSFKVTAIRGDQRSEPATLKIEVPDVTLPDDGEGDEGEDGNGNGNGNGNGNGNGNGNGNGNGNGNGNGNDTGNGEGTGDGTGDVSGAGSNNDSGGTGTGTGTGDGTGTGTGTGTGDGD from the coding sequence ATGGCACAGAAACCTCAAACAAGAGAGGAGCGACGCAGACAGCAGGCAGCCAAGAACAACAAGCCAAAAGGCAAGAAAGCGAAAAAAGGAATATTCAAGAAAATTTTCCTGACGCTGATCGCCCTGGGCATCATTGGCATGCTGACTGGTATCGCTACATTTGCATTCATGATACAGGATACACCAAAACTTGATGAATCCTTGCTCAAAGACCCGATCTCATCAAAAATCTATGATAAAGACAAGAAACTTGTAACAGAAGTAGGATCACAAAACAGGGACTATGTTGCTTATGAGGATATACCAAAACTAGTAGAAAACGCCTTTTTAGCAACTGAAGATGTCAGATTCTACAAACATAATGGAATCGATGTCATCCGTCTTGGCGGAGCAGTTATTGCCAATGTCACGAATGGATTTGGATCTGAGGGTGCTTCCACCATCACACAGCAGGTCGTGAAAAACTACTTCCTTGGTTTTGAAAAGACCATCTCCAGGAAAGCACAGGAAGCATGGCTCGCCTATCAGCTTGAACAGAAATATACGAAACATCAAATCTTCGAGATGTACGTAAACAAAATTTATATGTCTGAAAACATGCATGGTGTCCTGACCGCCTCAAGGACGTATTTTGGCAAGGATTTGGATCAGCTTGAGCTTCATGAAGCAGCTCTGCTTGCAGGAATGCCTCAAAGTCCAAATAATTACAATCCTTTTACAAATCCTGAAAAAGCAGAGAAGCGCAGGAATATTGTTTTATCCCTGATGCACCAGCATGGATTCATATCAAAGGAAGAGATGGAAAAAGCTCAAAAGATTCCTGTGGAATCCAGTCTTGTCAAGGAAGAAAACAGGAAGAACAAGGATGAAAAGCCTTTCGATGCGTTTGTCGATATGGTCATTGATGAAGTAACCGAAAAAACCGATTTCGATATTTTTTCCGATGGACTTGAGATTTATACAACGCTAGACCCTAACGCCCAGACTCATGTTGAGAATATCCTGAACACCGATGCTGCGGTACAATTCCCAAATGATGAATTCCAGGCAGGCATCACCCTTCTAGACACGCAAACCGGGGAAATACGTGCGATTGGCGGCGGCCGCAAACAGCAGGTCAAGCGTGGGTTGAATTATGCTATTGATGTAAAAAGACAGCCGGGTTCAACGATTAAGCCTATCCTTGACTATGGACCGGCAATTGAATATTTGCACTGGGGTACCTACCACATGCTTGAAGATAAACCGATGACTTATTCAACTGGTGACCCAATCCGGAACTGGAACAATAAGTATAACGGCATCATGACAATGAGAATGGCCCTTGCAAAATCAATCAACATCCCTGCCCTTCAGGCATTCCAGGCTGTAGGTCTTGATAAAGCAAGGGAATTCGGCAGTAATCTTGGACTGACACTTGATGATCCTTTCTATGAATCAGCATCAATTGGTTCTAAAGAAATTGCCCCTATTGAAATGGCTGGTGCATATGCGGCATTCGGAAACAATGGATTCTTTACGGAGCCATACTCAGTCAAGAAAATAGTACTCCGAGACAAGACAGAAATTGATCTGACACCTGAGACTGAAGTGGTCATGAAGGATTATACTGCCTTTATGATTTCTGATATGTTGAAAACGGCAATCACGCAAGGAACTGGTGCAACGTACGCAAATATCTCCAACCTTCATGTTGCCGGTAAAACTGGAACAACGAATTACACCGAAGAGGATATCAATAAATTCGGAATCAAAGATGGCGGAGTGCCAGATTCCTGGTTTGTAGGGTATACAACTAGGTATACAGCATCTGTCTGGACCGGCTACAGTGATCGCAAAACCGCACTTTACGGTACAGAACAAAAAATATCCCAGATGCTATTCAAGGATCTGATGTCTTATGTATCTAAAGACGTAGACACTCCAGATTTCACCGTACCGAAGAGTGTCGAAAGAGTTAAAATTGAAAAAGGCACTATGCCTGCCAAGCTTGCCAGTGAGTATACTCCAAAGGATCAGATCCTTTACGAGTGGGCAGTGAAAGGAAATCTGCCGAAGGAAAAGTCAAAGAAATTCGAAAAGCTTGAAGCTCCTTCAAAGCTTGAAGCCAAGTACGATGAAGCGAAAAATGAAATCATCCTGACTTGGGATTTCAAACAGAAAAACAAGGAAGATGTCCAATTCGAGGTGACCGCTTCCCTTGATGAAGGTCCTGAACAAGAATTAACGAAGACAACGGATACCGGTTTAAAAATTGCCAACGCAGTTCCAGGCGGGATTTATTCCTTTAAAGTTACCGCTATCCGTGGTGATCAGCGTTCCGAACCTGCCACTCTAAAAATTGAAGTCCCAGATGTCACATTGCCTGATGATGGTGAAGGTGATGAAGGCGAAGACGGCAATGGAAACGGGAATGGCAATGGTAATGGTAATGGAAATGGCAACGGGAATGGCAACGGTAACGGCAACGGTAATGGTAACGGTAACGACACCGGAAATGGTGAAGGTACCGGAGATGGTACTGGCGATGTCAGCGGTGCAGGAAGCAATAACGATAGTGGCGGCACCGGCACTGGCACCGGCACTGGAGACGGCACTGGCACCGGCACTGGCACCGGCACTGGAGACGGCGATTAA